A region of the Methyloprofundus sedimenti genome:
ATTTAGTGTGTGTTAGTAATATTGCTGAAGAATTAATCCAGCAAGCCACTGAAAAGCTCAAAAAAACTGTCGATCTTAATTTAATTACTGCCGCACTAAAAGGGAAAGCAGAGCAGGAATTATGTATATATCAGGAAAACCATAATATAGATTTAACTATCATGGGCGCATTTAGCCACACACGATTACATGAAATATTACTTGGAAGTTTTACTGTAAAAATGCTTCTTAAAACAAAAAAACCACTGCTGTTATTAAGATAAAAAAGTGTCTGATATTTCACATATCAAACACTTTTTAAAAAGATATATCCACCTGACTTATTTATTGACCGACAATACCTTAAGTCAGGCTGGAAAAAATATTACTTCGATGTACTACCAGTAAACTCAGGATAAGCTTCCATTCCACACTCGGAAAAATCCACACCTTGGTATTCTTCTTCTTCAGTAACACGTATGCCCATCACTGCTTTAATAATAAACCATGTAATCAGGCTTGCGACAAAAACAAAACCAAAAATACATGCAATACCTGTTAATTGTGTAACCAGGCTGGCTTCATCATTCGATAGACAGACCGCCAATAAACCCCATATACCCACCACACCATGTACAGAAATCGCACCAACAGGATCATCAATTTTAATTTTATCTAAGCTGACTACAGCAATGACAACCAGGATACCGGCTATTGCGCCAATAATAGTTGCTAATAGCGGTGTCGGTGTTAAAGGTTCAGCAGTAATCGCAACTAAACCTGCTAAAGCTCCGTTTAAGGTCATCGATAAATCAGCTTTACCAAATAGTAGATGAGCGGTTACCAGCGCAGAAATAACACCACCGGCAGCGGCTGCATTAGTATTAACAAAAACCATTGCAACCGCGTTTGCTTCCCCTATATCAGAAATTTTAAGTTCAGAACCACCATTAAAGCCAAACCATCCCATCCATAATATAAACATTCCTAAGGTTGCTAATGGCATATTACAACCAGGAATTGGGTGAATTTCACCATTGGTGCCATACTTACCTTTACGTGCGCCTAATAATAGAACCGCTGCCAATGCTGCTGTTGCACCACATAAATGTACAACACCTGAACCAGCAAAATCTAAAAACCCCATCTCGTCAAGAAAACCGCCACCCCATTTCCAATAACCTTGAATCGGATAAATAAAGCCTGTCATTACGATTGCAAAAACTAAAAAAGCCCATAATTTCATGCGTTCCGCTACGGCACCTGAAACAATAGACATAGCTGTGGCAACAAAGACTACCTGAAAAAAGAAGTCAGCCATTGCTGAGTAATAAGTTTCACCTTCGCTTTTTAAAACATCTACAGCTGTATGATCTTCACCCAGTAAAAAACTCATCCCAGGCCAAATACTATTGACTGCATCTGCTGGATACATAATGTTATATCCACATAGCATATACATAACACAAGCTATAGCAAATAATGTGACATTCTTGGTTAAAATTTCTGCGGTATTTTTTGATCGTACCAATCCTGCTTCGAGCATGGCAAAACCAGCCGCCATCCACATAACCAGTGCACCACTTATTAAAAAATAAAACGTATCTAACGCGTAACTTAATTCGGTTAATTTATCCACTTTAATTCCTCTCTATAATTCAAATTTTTATATCGCTTCATTTCCAGTTTCACCAGTACGAATTCTGATCACCTGTTCCAAATTAGTCACAAATATTTTTCCATCGCCAATTTTCCCGGTATTTGCGGCATTGCTAATAGCTTCTAATGCTTGGGTAACCAACTCATCAGTTACTGCTGCTTCAATTTTTGCTTTTGGTAAAAAATCAACAACATACTCAGCCCCCCGATAAAGCTCAGTATGTCCTTTTTGACGACCGAAACCTTTTACTTCAGTTACTGTGACGCCGGCGATTCCAATATCAGATAGTGCTTCGCGCACATCATCTAATTTGAAAGGTTTAACAATTGCTGTAATCAATTTCATTTAAATCTCCGTTAATTATCAAATTCATTTTATACATAGCACAGCTCATGCCATAAATTTATACTACTGATTTTTATGTGTTTTTTAATTATTTTCAGCTAACTTACCTTTACTATCCGCACCAATATGTAACATCCATTTTAAATTGCATTGCTGGCAATAAAAGTACAGTGTTAACCTATGTCAAATAACAGCCTTATTTGCTTGCCCTCTGCTATAAGCCTTTATAACTAAGGCTTTAGCAACAAGTTTATGATAATAACAATGCTGTTAGTGCTGTTGTTTACTTAGGCTACGCAATTATATAGATAAAAACTTGATAGATCTCACGATCTCGTTCCTATTCTCCCGAAAGGGTAGGCATACGGGTATACTCAGCGCTCGGCAACACAAAGCACTAGAACAAATAAAACTATCCTATAATTCAAAAATCCAGACCCTGAACCATTACAGTGCTAAAATGACCCGTTTTGGTGCGCAATCACAAATTCGTGAATTAACAATATCCATACAACTATGATTTATAATGTTTTTTCACAGATGGCACCATAAATGCATTAAAGAAAAAAACGTGCATGACCTGTCATATGCGCGTTATTTCTAATTTTTTTATTTTAGTTTTTA
Encoded here:
- a CDS encoding ammonium transporter yields the protein MDKLTELSYALDTFYFLISGALVMWMAAGFAMLEAGLVRSKNTAEILTKNVTLFAIACVMYMLCGYNIMYPADAVNSIWPGMSFLLGEDHTAVDVLKSEGETYYSAMADFFFQVVFVATAMSIVSGAVAERMKLWAFLVFAIVMTGFIYPIQGYWKWGGGFLDEMGFLDFAGSGVVHLCGATAALAAVLLLGARKGKYGTNGEIHPIPGCNMPLATLGMFILWMGWFGFNGGSELKISDIGEANAVAMVFVNTNAAAAGGVISALVTAHLLFGKADLSMTLNGALAGLVAITAEPLTPTPLLATIIGAIAGILVVIAVVSLDKIKIDDPVGAISVHGVVGIWGLLAVCLSNDEASLVTQLTGIACIFGFVFVASLITWFIIKAVMGIRVTEEEEYQGVDFSECGMEAYPEFTGSTSK
- a CDS encoding P-II family nitrogen regulator, whose amino-acid sequence is MKLITAIVKPFKLDDVREALSDIGIAGVTVTEVKGFGRQKGHTELYRGAEYVVDFLPKAKIEAAVTDELVTQALEAISNAANTGKIGDGKIFVTNLEQVIRIRTGETGNEAI